ATGCCAACGACCTCTCCCATTATTTTCCTCTCCTCTTTCATGACCCGACCTCCTTGAACAACTTCTTCTCACGTTAATGCAATTTCGTGTCCAAAGAAACCGGGGGCAACTCACATGAAGTAATTAACGATCTCGAATGGATCCCCGCTAGGAAAATGTAAAAAAACCTGGACGCGGACAAAGGGGTCAAAAACCTGACATCCAAAGATTTTGGCCATATCCGGGTCCGCAGGCACCGCTTCGAGATACATCTCGCCCCGGCCGATCTTCAAGCCGATTTTATCCTGCAAGATTCGAATAAGGGCCTTTTTTTCGACAATTTCCTCAAACGTGATATGAGAGGCCAGTTCCAACGGCATGAAGTTTTCGAAGAAGTGGAGCTGAGAGCGGTCACACATCAGAACACGGTGAATCTGCGCAACGGGGTCCTCATTGGCCAGGCCGAAAAACGTTCTAAGATCTTTGGCTATGCTTGTCTGGCCGACTTTTACGTTCCGAATTCCCAAGTGTTTTATTTCACTCTTCTGAACGGTATTCACAATATCCAGTAGGCTGGTGTAGATGGACTGTTTTTTTCCCGGTATCTTCTCTGAAACAAAGGTGCCCTTCCCTCGGTTTCGGGTTATGAGTCCCTCCTTTTCCAGATGGGACAGGGACTCCCGAATGGTGATCCGGCTGACCCCGAAATGCTCTGCCAGCCTTTCTTCACTGAGGAGCTTGCTGCCTGGTTCATACTGCCCGGAGAGGATTTTATTTCTAAGACTAGAAGCAATACGACTGTAAAGAGGAATGACCTCTTTGTTTATAAGGTCTTTCATGAATGGTTTCCCCTTGTAAGCCCTGAAAAAAGGCGCTTCTTGTAGATCCGCGGCACCATAGCACGATCGGCAAGCACGCGAAGCCAGGGGTCGGAGTGACGCCCAAGTTCAGAAGCTGCAGCGGCAATCAAATGCGCCGCGGCCGTGTCAGTCCAGAACCAGTCCTCGATCTGTTGAACCGTGCCCCTGCCCGGTTGGCCCTGCGCGGCTTCGGTGTACCAGGTCCGGAGATCATCACACCCCAGCCGGATCAATTCTCGAAGCTCAAGTTCGCTCTCCGTCTCAGGCGCGGGGTTGCCGTCCGCCAGCTTTCCGAGCAATCGGACGACCTGGGCGAGCCTCAAGCCGCTCACGG
This genomic window from Deltaproteobacteria bacterium contains:
- a CDS encoding GntR family transcriptional regulator; amino-acid sequence: MKDLINKEVIPLYSRIASSLRNKILSGQYEPGSKLLSEERLAEHFGVSRITIRESLSHLEKEGLITRNRGKGTFVSEKIPGKKQSIYTSLLDIVNTVQKSEIKHLGIRNVKVGQTSIAKDLRTFFGLANEDPVAQIHRVLMCDRSQLHFFENFMPLELASHITFEEIVEKKALIRILQDKIGLKIGRGEMYLEAVPADPDMAKIFGCQVFDPFVRVQVFLHFPSGDPFEIVNYFM